In a genomic window of Diadema setosum chromosome 3, eeDiaSeto1, whole genome shotgun sequence:
- the LOC140226295 gene encoding carbohydrate sulfotransferase 15-like isoform X2: protein MTRWFLPVPLAATMTGTGGHNAMRSAKTRMKIVIFGSVVLLALYAYLLPSGVPTDYLLTRKDLYAQTHWRPGSKRSTDVVNSSATMVMKPGSSLRQRRNIPDALYHLAREAFDVIPQQFLQSYKNPCFLLDPEVPTSFRCLPYFYLIGIQKCGTTDVWDKLTSHPDILRTQKEPHFWARYRVLHNVSIHTYLRGRSERLTTAYIRGDASTLHELISGDGSTSALADNRWQNMTSDPYDGPAYLVADIMREIQPDSKHIIVLRDPVPRTYSDYLFFNVFPPIYGLRSSPETFHRYVSDDIGRFNNCTLHRSKRACAYIHGKGGVRTLFGYYAIYIRDWLQRFPRDQLYILRTEDWYSNCTFYLRDIHHFLGLRELPEAKLQETCNQTKKLMNWKTRVVGPMLAETEKLLRDFFRDKNRELCELLDDERFLWQQEEIPP, encoded by the exons ATCGTGATTTTCGGGTCAGTTGTGCTGCTCGCACTCTACGCCTATCTTCTGCCGTCCGGCGTACCAACCGACTATCTTCTGACCCGGAAGGACCTTTACGCACAGACCCATTGGCGACCCGGAAGTAAAAGGAGCACCG ATGTAGTCAATTCATCGGCAACCATGGTCATGAAACCCGGGAGTTCATTACGTCAGAGACGGAACATTCCCGACGCACTCTACCACTTGGCCAGAGAG GCATTTGACGTCATCCCTCAACAGTTCCTCCAGTCTTACAAAAACCCTTGCTTCCTCCTTGACCCGGAAGTACCTACGAGTTTTCGATGTCTACCATATTTCTACCTCATCGGAATCCAGAAGTGTGGCACAACAGACGTGTGGGATAAACTCACGAGTCACCCAGACATTCTACGAACTCAGAAAGAACCACACTTTTGGGCTCGATATCGAGTTT TACACAATGTGTCCATTCATACCTATCTACGAGGCCGATCGGAAAGACTCACAACTGCGTATATTCGAGGAGACGCTTCTACTCTTCACGAACTAATCTCTG GCGATGGTTCGACTTCGGCTCTCGCCGACAACCGCTGGCAAAATATGACGAGCGACCCCTACGACGGACCTGCGTACCTGGTTGCCGATATCATGCGTGAGATTCAGCCAGATTCAAAACACATCATTGTGTTGCGAGATCCCGTTCCGAG GACATACTCAGATTACCTATTTTTCAACGTATTCCCGCCAATATATGGATTAAGATCTTCGCCAGAGACTTTTCATCGATACGTTTCAGATGACATCGGAAGATTCAACAACTGCACCCTTCATCGCAGTAAACGCGCCTGTGCGTACATCCACGGAAAGGGCGGTGtt CGAACTCTGTTTGGATATTATGCCATTTATATCCGTGATTGGCTACAACGTTTCCCACGTGATCAGCTGTACATCCTCCGAACCGAGGATTGGTATTCTAACTGCACATTCTATCTCCGAGATATACATCACTTTCTCGGTCTTC GCGAGCTTCCTGAAGCCAAGCTGCAGGAGACGTGTAATCAAACAAAGAAGTTAATGAATTGGAAAACACGCGTCGTTGGACCAATGCTGGCTGAAACGGAAAAACTTTTACGGGATTTCTTTCGAGATAAGAATCGTGAGCTCTGTGAACTTCTAGATGATGAACGGTTTCTATGGCAACAAGAAGAGATCCCGCCATAG
- the LOC140226295 gene encoding carbohydrate sulfotransferase 15-like isoform X1, which translates to MTRWFLPVPLAATMTGTGGHNAMRSAKTRMKIVIFGSVVLLALYAYLLPSGVPTDYLLTRKDLYAQTHWRPGSKRSTGTAGADVVNSSATMVMKPGSSLRQRRNIPDALYHLAREAFDVIPQQFLQSYKNPCFLLDPEVPTSFRCLPYFYLIGIQKCGTTDVWDKLTSHPDILRTQKEPHFWARYRVLHNVSIHTYLRGRSERLTTAYIRGDASTLHELISGDGSTSALADNRWQNMTSDPYDGPAYLVADIMREIQPDSKHIIVLRDPVPRTYSDYLFFNVFPPIYGLRSSPETFHRYVSDDIGRFNNCTLHRSKRACAYIHGKGGVRTLFGYYAIYIRDWLQRFPRDQLYILRTEDWYSNCTFYLRDIHHFLGLRELPEAKLQETCNQTKKLMNWKTRVVGPMLAETEKLLRDFFRDKNRELCELLDDERFLWQQEEIPP; encoded by the exons ATCGTGATTTTCGGGTCAGTTGTGCTGCTCGCACTCTACGCCTATCTTCTGCCGTCCGGCGTACCAACCGACTATCTTCTGACCCGGAAGGACCTTTACGCACAGACCCATTGGCGACCCGGAAGTAAAAGGAGCACCGGTACGGCTGGAGCAG ATGTAGTCAATTCATCGGCAACCATGGTCATGAAACCCGGGAGTTCATTACGTCAGAGACGGAACATTCCCGACGCACTCTACCACTTGGCCAGAGAG GCATTTGACGTCATCCCTCAACAGTTCCTCCAGTCTTACAAAAACCCTTGCTTCCTCCTTGACCCGGAAGTACCTACGAGTTTTCGATGTCTACCATATTTCTACCTCATCGGAATCCAGAAGTGTGGCACAACAGACGTGTGGGATAAACTCACGAGTCACCCAGACATTCTACGAACTCAGAAAGAACCACACTTTTGGGCTCGATATCGAGTTT TACACAATGTGTCCATTCATACCTATCTACGAGGCCGATCGGAAAGACTCACAACTGCGTATATTCGAGGAGACGCTTCTACTCTTCACGAACTAATCTCTG GCGATGGTTCGACTTCGGCTCTCGCCGACAACCGCTGGCAAAATATGACGAGCGACCCCTACGACGGACCTGCGTACCTGGTTGCCGATATCATGCGTGAGATTCAGCCAGATTCAAAACACATCATTGTGTTGCGAGATCCCGTTCCGAG GACATACTCAGATTACCTATTTTTCAACGTATTCCCGCCAATATATGGATTAAGATCTTCGCCAGAGACTTTTCATCGATACGTTTCAGATGACATCGGAAGATTCAACAACTGCACCCTTCATCGCAGTAAACGCGCCTGTGCGTACATCCACGGAAAGGGCGGTGtt CGAACTCTGTTTGGATATTATGCCATTTATATCCGTGATTGGCTACAACGTTTCCCACGTGATCAGCTGTACATCCTCCGAACCGAGGATTGGTATTCTAACTGCACATTCTATCTCCGAGATATACATCACTTTCTCGGTCTTC GCGAGCTTCCTGAAGCCAAGCTGCAGGAGACGTGTAATCAAACAAAGAAGTTAATGAATTGGAAAACACGCGTCGTTGGACCAATGCTGGCTGAAACGGAAAAACTTTTACGGGATTTCTTTCGAGATAAGAATCGTGAGCTCTGTGAACTTCTAGATGATGAACGGTTTCTATGGCAACAAGAAGAGATCCCGCCATAG